In Nocardioides dokdonensis FR1436, the following are encoded in one genomic region:
- a CDS encoding FAD-dependent oxidoreductase has translation MSSSHRAAPRRVAVVGSGVAGLTAAYVASRTAHVTLYEADDRLGGHADTHRVSETRPDGSTHELGIDTGFIVHNRRTYPVLLRLFAELGVPTQQSEMSMSIRDDDSDLEWAGALGRQGVLPTRGHLTRPAYLRMLTEIPRFHRQAKAVLGTGTDSGSTGNDGDDRTLREFLVAGGFSDYFVRHFMEPMVAAVWSCDPEVSLEYPARYLFSFLEHHGMLSIFGSPTWRTVTGGSHTYVQRVGSVLQEVRLGTKVTSVLETPGGVEVTDGNGAVASYDAVVLATHPSQALALLAEPTPLHHELLGAMPYSPNTALLHTDTSVLPRLENTWASWNFLRPSEAQERPDGVSGVVVTYDLTRLQRLDTETHYLVTLGGEHLVDPATVIDRMEYEHPLYTPASVAAQARLGELDSDRVAFAGAYHGWGFHEDGARSGLRAVEHLGLAWPEQRTAADVPAGVIYETTIRHQRRTPMKRAFTHRSHTWLVDLDDLPDHKSTSWLRGSFEARDHLGSPDRSIRANVEHFLALQGVTLSADSRVLMAAQPRAFGYCFNPISVFWALARDGGVEACVVEVHNTYGDRHAYLVHPDEQGRARTGKAMYVSPFHGTDGHYELVVPVPGERLDVAVTLHSDGDARFSAALTGYRSDTSPFRAAPASLRGSLLIRTHGVWLWLRRLPIRQRPAHHQEGVSR, from the coding sequence ATGAGCTCCTCCCACCGCGCAGCACCTCGACGGGTCGCGGTCGTCGGCTCCGGCGTGGCCGGGCTGACGGCGGCGTACGTCGCCTCCCGCACGGCGCACGTCACGCTCTACGAGGCCGACGACCGCCTCGGCGGGCACGCCGACACCCACCGGGTGAGCGAGACCCGGCCGGACGGCTCGACCCACGAGCTGGGGATCGACACCGGCTTCATCGTGCACAACCGGCGCACCTACCCGGTGCTGCTGCGGCTCTTCGCCGAGCTGGGGGTGCCCACGCAGCAGTCGGAGATGTCGATGTCGATCCGCGACGACGACTCCGACCTCGAGTGGGCCGGCGCGCTGGGGCGACAGGGTGTGCTGCCGACCCGCGGCCACCTCACCCGCCCGGCGTACCTGCGGATGCTCACGGAGATCCCGCGCTTCCACCGCCAGGCCAAGGCCGTGCTCGGCACCGGTACCGACAGCGGCAGCACCGGCAACGACGGGGACGACCGCACGTTGCGGGAGTTCCTGGTCGCCGGCGGCTTCAGCGACTACTTCGTGCGCCACTTCATGGAGCCGATGGTCGCCGCCGTGTGGTCCTGCGACCCCGAGGTCTCCCTGGAGTACCCTGCCCGCTACCTCTTCAGCTTCCTCGAGCACCACGGCATGCTCAGCATCTTCGGCTCCCCGACCTGGCGCACCGTGACCGGCGGCTCGCACACCTACGTGCAGCGCGTGGGCAGCGTGCTGCAGGAGGTCCGCCTCGGCACCAAGGTGACCTCGGTCCTCGAGACGCCCGGTGGCGTCGAGGTGACCGACGGCAACGGCGCGGTCGCGTCGTACGACGCCGTGGTGCTCGCGACGCACCCCTCGCAGGCCCTGGCGCTGCTGGCCGAGCCGACGCCGCTGCACCACGAGCTGCTCGGCGCGATGCCCTACTCGCCCAACACCGCGCTGCTGCACACCGACACCTCGGTGCTGCCGCGGCTGGAGAACACCTGGGCGTCGTGGAACTTCCTGCGCCCCAGCGAGGCGCAGGAGCGCCCCGACGGGGTGAGCGGGGTGGTCGTCACCTACGACCTGACCCGGCTGCAGCGCCTCGACACCGAGACCCACTACCTGGTCACCCTCGGCGGCGAGCACCTCGTCGACCCGGCCACCGTGATCGACCGGATGGAGTACGAGCACCCGCTCTACACCCCGGCCTCGGTCGCCGCCCAGGCGCGCCTCGGCGAGCTCGACAGCGACCGGGTCGCCTTCGCCGGCGCCTACCACGGCTGGGGCTTCCACGAGGACGGCGCCCGCTCCGGGCTCCGGGCCGTGGAGCACCTCGGCCTCGCCTGGCCCGAGCAGCGCACCGCCGCCGACGTGCCGGCCGGGGTCATCTACGAGACGACCATCCGCCACCAGCGCCGGACCCCGATGAAGCGGGCGTTCACGCACCGCTCGCACACCTGGCTCGTCGACCTCGACGACCTGCCCGACCACAAGTCGACGTCCTGGCTGCGGGGCTCCTTCGAGGCCCGCGACCACCTCGGCTCCCCCGATCGCAGCATCCGCGCCAACGTCGAGCACTTCCTCGCCCTCCAGGGCGTCACCCTGAGCGCCGACAGCCGGGTGCTGATGGCCGCCCAGCCGCGCGCCTTCGGCTACTGCTTCAACCCGATCTCGGTCTTCTGGGCGCTGGCGCGCGACGGCGGCGTCGAGGCCTGCGTGGTCGAGGTGCACAACACCTACGGCGACCGGCACGCCTACCTCGTCCACCCCGACGAGCAGGGCCGCGCGCGCACCGGCAAGGCGATGTACGTCTCCCCGTTCCACGGCACCGACGGCCACTACGAGCTGGTCGTCCCGGTGCCCGGCGAGCGACTCGACGTCGCCGTCACCCTGCACTCCGACGGCGACGCACGGTTCAGCGCCGCCCTCACGGGGTACCGGAGCGACACGAGCCCGTTCCGGGCTGCCCCCGCCTCTCTCCGGGGCTCGCTGCTCATCCGCACGCACGGCGTGTGGCTGTGGCTGCGACGCCTGCCCATCCGACAGCGACCCGCGCACCACCAGGAAGGCGTCTCGCGATGA
- a CDS encoding SAM-dependent methyltransferase has protein sequence MTMTPSRPTSPPQADRWPGLDVVPSGPRARVSAQIAQRLFVAAVDRLDVTVHLDLPEGRRTIGRGGPEMTVHRPEELWARVGRHQLIGFGEAYLTGAWDAPDLGGFLTVLAAEMQHLVPQNLQKLRTIVAKRPPSHQRSSKQNSQSNIAHHYDLSNDLFELFLDPTMSYSSALFPGSPADARAEDLEPAQAHKIERLLDRAKVGAGSRVLEIGSGWGELAIRAARRGATVRTITLSVEQQHLAEARIEAAGFSHLVDVEICDYRDVTGEFDAVVSVEMIEAVGHDYWGEYFRTIDSVLAPGGIVAIQAITMPHDRMVATRNTYTWIHKYIFPGGLLPSVSVIEQITHEQTSLRLVERQAFGQHYAATLRLWDDAFLGAPEQVAALGFDETFVRMWHFYLEYSRAGFASGYIDVNQLVLARPDHA, from the coding sequence ATGACCATGACCCCGTCCCGTCCCACCAGCCCGCCGCAGGCGGACCGGTGGCCCGGCCTCGACGTCGTCCCCAGCGGCCCCCGTGCCCGCGTCTCGGCCCAGATCGCGCAGCGCCTCTTCGTCGCCGCGGTCGACCGCCTCGACGTCACCGTGCACCTCGACCTGCCCGAGGGCCGCCGCACCATCGGCCGCGGCGGACCGGAGATGACGGTGCACCGCCCCGAGGAGCTGTGGGCCCGCGTCGGGCGGCACCAGCTCATCGGCTTCGGCGAGGCCTACCTGACCGGCGCGTGGGACGCCCCCGACCTGGGCGGCTTCCTGACCGTCCTGGCCGCGGAGATGCAGCACCTCGTGCCGCAGAACCTGCAGAAGCTGCGCACGATCGTCGCGAAGCGCCCGCCGAGCCACCAGCGCTCGAGCAAGCAGAACAGCCAGTCCAACATCGCGCACCACTACGACCTGTCCAACGACCTGTTCGAGCTCTTCCTCGACCCGACGATGAGCTACTCCTCCGCGCTCTTCCCCGGCTCCCCGGCCGACGCGCGCGCCGAGGACCTCGAGCCCGCCCAGGCCCACAAGATCGAGCGACTGCTCGACCGGGCGAAGGTCGGCGCGGGCTCGCGGGTCCTGGAGATCGGCTCCGGCTGGGGCGAGCTGGCGATCCGCGCCGCCCGCCGCGGCGCCACGGTGCGCACCATCACGCTCTCGGTCGAGCAGCAGCACCTCGCCGAGGCGCGCATCGAGGCGGCCGGGTTCAGCCACCTGGTCGACGTGGAGATCTGCGACTACCGCGACGTCACCGGCGAGTTCGACGCCGTCGTCTCGGTCGAGATGATCGAGGCCGTCGGCCACGACTACTGGGGCGAGTACTTCCGCACCATCGACTCCGTGCTCGCCCCCGGCGGGATCGTCGCGATCCAGGCGATCACGATGCCGCACGACCGGATGGTGGCCACGCGCAACACCTACACCTGGATCCACAAGTACATCTTCCCCGGCGGCCTCCTGCCGTCGGTGTCGGTGATCGAGCAGATCACCCACGAGCAGACCTCGCTGCGGCTGGTGGAGCGCCAGGCCTTCGGCCAGCACTACGCCGCGACCCTGCGGCTGTGGGACGACGCCTTCCTCGGCGCGCCCGAGCAGGTCGCCGCCCTCGGCTTCGACGAGACGTTCGTGCGGATGTGGCACTTCTACCTCGAGTACTCCCGCGCCGGCTTCGCGTCCGGCTACATCGACGTCAACCAGTTGGTGTTGGCTCGGCCGGACCACGCGTGA
- a CDS encoding SAM-dependent methyltransferase — protein sequence MSGVAQRLTSALEPFLRGPLPVRLVCWDGSVAGPADGSVPTVELRSPDAVRRLLWHPGELGAAQAYVTGELDVPEVDGWDLDRALTHVFAVARHRGLSGARPRPQALLDAVRTVAGLGLLGRPPRNPASQARVRGRLHSPGRDRSAISFHYDLSNEFYEVILEPQMAYSCGYHATPDTSLEDAQRAKLDLVCRKLGLEPGMRMLDVGCGWGSLSLHAAEHFGAHVTGVTIAAEQKKFIDARIAERGLGDRVEIRLQDYRAAVPAPGREYDAIGSLEMGEHVGEGNYPTYAKVLHDAVRPGGRVLVQQMSRSGRWPGGGPFIQSFIAPDMHMRPVGETVGLLEAGGLEVRDVHALREHYVATVDGWLERFEANVDRLTKLVGEEVVRVWRLYLVGGSMAFRDGRMGVDQILLVRPGGAHALPPVRHW from the coding sequence GTGAGCGGGGTCGCGCAGCGGCTGACCTCGGCGCTCGAGCCGTTCCTGCGCGGCCCGCTGCCGGTCCGCCTGGTCTGCTGGGACGGCTCCGTCGCCGGTCCCGCCGACGGGTCGGTGCCGACCGTCGAGCTGCGCTCGCCGGACGCCGTACGCCGGCTCCTGTGGCACCCGGGCGAGCTCGGAGCGGCGCAGGCCTACGTCACCGGTGAGCTCGACGTGCCCGAGGTCGACGGCTGGGACCTGGACCGGGCGCTGACGCACGTGTTCGCCGTCGCCCGGCACCGCGGCCTGTCCGGCGCCCGCCCCCGTCCGCAGGCCCTCCTCGACGCGGTGCGCACCGTCGCCGGCCTCGGTCTGCTCGGTCGCCCGCCCCGCAACCCCGCCTCGCAGGCCCGGGTCCGGGGTCGGCTGCACTCCCCGGGACGCGACCGCTCGGCGATCTCGTTCCACTACGACCTGTCCAACGAGTTCTACGAGGTGATCCTCGAGCCGCAGATGGCCTACTCGTGCGGCTACCACGCCACCCCGGACACCTCCCTCGAGGACGCCCAGCGCGCCAAGCTCGACCTCGTGTGCCGCAAGCTCGGCCTCGAGCCGGGCATGCGGATGCTCGACGTCGGGTGCGGCTGGGGCTCGCTCTCGCTGCACGCCGCGGAGCACTTCGGGGCGCACGTCACCGGTGTGACGATCGCCGCGGAGCAGAAGAAGTTCATCGACGCCCGGATCGCCGAGCGGGGCCTGGGCGACCGGGTGGAGATCCGGTTGCAGGACTACCGCGCCGCCGTGCCGGCCCCGGGACGCGAGTACGACGCGATCGGGTCGCTGGAGATGGGCGAGCACGTCGGAGAGGGCAACTACCCGACGTACGCGAAGGTGCTCCACGACGCGGTCCGCCCCGGTGGGCGGGTGCTCGTGCAGCAGATGTCGCGCTCGGGGCGGTGGCCCGGTGGTGGCCCCTTCATCCAGAGCTTCATCGCCCCCGACATGCACATGCGTCCCGTCGGGGAGACCGTCGGGCTGCTCGAGGCCGGTGGCCTCGAGGTGCGCGACGTGCACGCGCTGCGCGAGCACTACGTGGCCACGGTGGACGGCTGGCTCGAGCGCTTCGAGGCCAACGTCGACCGGCTCACCAAGCTGGTCGGCGAGGAGGTCGTGCGCGTCTGGCGGCTCTACCTCGTGGGCGGCTCGATGGCGTTCCGCGACGGCCGGATGGGCGTCGACCAGATCCTGCTGGTCCGTCCGGGAGGAGCCCACGCGCTCCCGCCTGTACGACACTGGTGA
- a CDS encoding DUF1295 domain-containing protein, producing MDTTPALIVSLLVGLGCVLAVMTATALRARRLGIVAVVDVAWGAGFVVVTLVTALVASAADAADWHRWLVLAMVAVWGGRLAWHVRSRALGAHGGKEDPRYEEMLGGSLAEVGIGTAVRRVFLVQGVAQWFVSIPVAVGAVLALEHTWVLALGVLVWALGLTFETVGDRQLDTYMSRPRDERPPVMDQGLWGWTRHPNYFGDACVWWGLWLAAAASTGWVVALATVLCPVAMTLFLRNVTGAKLLEKKMSQRDGWDEYAARVPMFFPRPPRS from the coding sequence ATGGACACCACGCCTGCCCTGATCGTCTCGCTGCTCGTCGGCCTCGGCTGCGTCCTGGCCGTGATGACCGCGACCGCGCTGCGGGCCCGCCGGCTCGGGATCGTCGCCGTCGTCGACGTGGCCTGGGGCGCCGGCTTCGTCGTCGTCACGCTGGTGACGGCGCTGGTGGCCTCCGCGGCCGACGCCGCGGACTGGCACCGCTGGCTGGTGCTGGCGATGGTGGCCGTCTGGGGCGGGCGCCTGGCCTGGCACGTGCGCAGCCGTGCGCTCGGCGCCCATGGCGGGAAGGAGGATCCGCGCTACGAGGAGATGCTCGGCGGGTCGCTCGCCGAGGTCGGCATCGGCACCGCGGTGCGTCGGGTCTTCCTCGTGCAGGGCGTGGCCCAGTGGTTCGTCTCCATCCCGGTCGCCGTCGGTGCGGTGCTCGCGCTCGAGCACACGTGGGTGCTGGCGCTGGGTGTCCTCGTGTGGGCCCTCGGACTGACCTTCGAGACCGTGGGCGACCGCCAGCTGGACACCTACATGTCGCGCCCGCGCGACGAGCGGCCGCCGGTGATGGACCAGGGCCTCTGGGGCTGGACCCGGCACCCGAACTACTTCGGGGACGCGTGCGTGTGGTGGGGCCTCTGGCTCGCCGCGGCCGCCTCCACCGGCTGGGTCGTCGCCCTGGCCACCGTGCTCTGCCCGGTCGCGATGACGCTGTTCCTGCGCAACGTCACCGGCGCCAAGCTGCTGGAGAAGAAGATGAGCCAGCGCGACGGCTGGGACGAGTACGCCGCCCGCGTGCCGATGTTCTTCCCCCGCCCCCCACGCTCCTGA
- a CDS encoding protein-L-isoaspartate O-methyltransferase family protein: MPADRVAQAMRAVARRDYLPPEVRGRAGDDAPVMIGHGSTNSQPRTVAAMLRLLDPRPGQRVLDVGSGSGWTTALLSWLTGPDGSVLGVELEPELVDMARAHLTAQAVPRVRVDVADADELGRPAEAPYDAILVSAEARELPPALLDQLADPGRMVIPVDGVMLLVVRRDGVDRVSRHGRYRFVPLR; the protein is encoded by the coding sequence ATGCCCGCGGACCGGGTGGCGCAGGCGATGCGGGCGGTCGCCCGCCGCGACTACCTGCCGCCCGAGGTGCGCGGCCGTGCCGGCGACGACGCGCCGGTGATGATCGGGCACGGCTCCACCAACAGCCAGCCCCGCACGGTCGCCGCGATGCTGCGGCTGCTCGACCCGCGCCCCGGGCAGCGGGTGCTCGACGTCGGGTCCGGGTCGGGCTGGACCACTGCACTGCTGTCGTGGCTGACCGGCCCGGACGGCTCCGTCCTCGGGGTCGAGCTGGAGCCGGAGCTGGTGGACATGGCCCGCGCCCACCTCACCGCGCAGGCCGTCCCGCGGGTCCGGGTCGACGTCGCCGACGCCGATGAGCTCGGCCGCCCCGCGGAGGCGCCGTACGACGCGATCCTGGTGTCCGCCGAGGCCCGCGAGCTGCCGCCGGCGCTGCTCGACCAGCTCGCCGACCCCGGCCGGATGGTGATCCCCGTGGACGGGGTGATGCTGCTCGTCGTGCGGCGCGACGGCGTGGACCGGGTCAGCCGGCACGGGCGCTACCGGTTCGTGCCGCTGCGGTGA
- a CDS encoding SDR family NAD(P)-dependent oxidoreductase, whose protein sequence is MTEQTMAGRTVLVTGASDGIGAETAKVLADKGATVHVTGRSADKLRPIAEAVGTEPLIADFSRLDDVRRLAAQVSERVETLDVLMNNAGGTFSPSKKTHDGHEPNFQVNHLAPFLLTNLLHPRLAAADGSLVVNTSSIANLMGRVVLDDLDYEHRRALEVRAYGTGKLMNILFTRGSTQRWSGDGIVSTAVHPGPVGSSFGRDSFFVGLLYRTPLKRLATISVPDGAAPMIALAERGPDPEIDGRYFSRFTIDGREHKQAHDQALIDGLWERSAALVGLV, encoded by the coding sequence ATGACTGAGCAGACGATGGCGGGCCGTACGGTCCTGGTGACCGGCGCGAGCGACGGGATCGGGGCCGAGACCGCCAAGGTGCTGGCCGACAAGGGCGCGACGGTGCACGTGACCGGCCGATCGGCCGACAAGCTGCGCCCGATCGCCGAGGCTGTCGGCACGGAGCCGCTGATCGCGGACTTCTCCCGCCTCGACGACGTACGCCGCCTGGCCGCGCAGGTCAGCGAGCGCGTGGAGACGCTCGACGTGCTGATGAACAACGCCGGCGGCACGTTCTCGCCGTCCAAGAAGACCCACGACGGCCACGAGCCGAACTTCCAGGTCAACCACCTCGCGCCGTTCCTGCTCACGAACCTGCTGCACCCCCGGCTCGCCGCGGCCGACGGCTCGCTGGTCGTGAACACCTCCAGCATCGCCAACCTGATGGGCCGGGTCGTGCTCGACGACCTCGACTACGAGCACCGCCGCGCGCTCGAGGTGCGGGCCTACGGCACCGGCAAGCTGATGAACATCCTCTTCACCCGCGGCAGCACCCAGCGCTGGTCCGGCGACGGCATCGTCTCGACCGCCGTCCACCCCGGCCCCGTCGGCAGCTCCTTCGGCCGCGACTCGTTCTTCGTCGGCCTGCTCTACCGCACGCCGCTCAAGCGCCTCGCGACGATCAGCGTCCCCGACGGTGCCGCGCCCATGATCGCCCTGGCCGAGCGTGGTCCGGATCCGGAGATCGACGGCCGCTACTTCAGCCGGTTCACCATCGACGGTCGCGAGCACAAGCAGGCCCACGACCAGGCCCTGATCGACGGCCTGTGGGAACGCTCCGCCGCGCTCGTCGGGCTGGTCTGA
- a CDS encoding HNH endonuclease signature motif containing protein: MLGTQALEDMSEDQVLDAASRHADLLQRSEVGLLEVAYQWAVLHSVDRLDPHQARLPGREQGRRYGGTGVSEVSEFAAAELGARIGRTTHAAIALIADAQDLRHRHPVLWARVQAGEVRASYARHVVTRTRELSLAEAAHVDAEVAESADGRIPWTRFEALVAGKVATAAPALAREKEERAKKARFAKIIGRGEHGMASFRIRADIATITALDTAITTRAAQLARVLPDEPGAHDEDDETRTDERSITIDDRRVLAALQLATGTSPDQTPRVDVTLMVHLDGRGERELDAHGHPLEPIARLEGHGPLTTTWLRETLGPRARFRIQPVIDLAHQVPVDAYEIPARHRQAVRLMTPADTFPYATCTSDRMQIDHTVPYLPHGTGGPSVLGNYGPLTTTHHRIKTHGGWQVHQPVPGIYLWQDPHGAHYLVDHTGTRRLPQTPGRPQPTSTFEIYEPDLQIDLAYAA; the protein is encoded by the coding sequence ATGCTCGGGACACAGGCGCTGGAGGACATGAGCGAGGACCAGGTCCTCGACGCAGCCTCCCGCCATGCTGACCTGCTGCAACGCTCCGAGGTCGGGCTCCTCGAGGTCGCCTACCAGTGGGCCGTCCTGCACTCCGTGGACCGCCTCGACCCGCACCAGGCCCGGCTCCCGGGACGTGAGCAGGGCCGCCGCTACGGCGGCACCGGTGTCAGCGAGGTCTCCGAGTTCGCCGCCGCCGAGCTCGGCGCCCGCATCGGACGCACCACCCACGCCGCGATCGCCCTGATCGCCGACGCCCAGGACCTGCGCCACCGCCACCCGGTGCTGTGGGCCCGCGTCCAAGCAGGCGAGGTCCGCGCCTCCTACGCCCGCCACGTCGTGACCAGGACCCGCGAGCTGTCGCTCGCCGAGGCCGCCCACGTCGACGCCGAGGTCGCTGAGTCCGCCGACGGACGCATCCCCTGGACCCGCTTCGAGGCCCTCGTCGCCGGCAAGGTCGCCACCGCCGCCCCCGCCCTGGCCCGCGAGAAGGAAGAACGCGCCAAGAAGGCCCGCTTCGCCAAGATCATCGGCCGAGGCGAGCACGGGATGGCCTCCTTCCGCATCCGCGCCGACATCGCCACCATCACCGCCCTCGACACCGCCATCACCACCCGCGCCGCCCAGCTCGCCCGGGTCCTGCCCGACGAACCAGGCGCCCACGACGAGGACGACGAGACCCGCACCGACGAGCGCAGCATCACCATCGACGACCGCCGCGTCCTGGCCGCCCTCCAGCTCGCCACCGGCACCAGCCCCGACCAGACGCCCCGCGTAGACGTGACGCTGATGGTGCACCTCGACGGCCGCGGCGAGCGCGAGCTCGACGCCCACGGTCACCCCCTCGAACCCATCGCCCGGCTCGAGGGCCACGGCCCCCTCACCACCACCTGGCTCCGCGAAACCCTCGGCCCCCGGGCCCGATTCCGCATCCAGCCCGTCATCGACCTCGCCCACCAGGTCCCTGTCGATGCCTACGAGATCCCCGCCCGACATCGACAGGCCGTGCGCCTGATGACGCCGGCCGACACCTTCCCCTACGCCACCTGCACCAGCGACCGGATGCAGATCGACCACACCGTGCCCTACCTGCCCCACGGCACCGGTGGTCCCAGCGTGCTCGGGAACTACGGCCCCCTCACCACCACCCACCACCGCATCAAGACCCACGGCGGCTGGCAGGTCCACCAACCCGTCCCCGGCATCTACCTCTGGCAAGACCCCCACGGCGCCCACTACCTCGTCGACCACACCGGCACCCGACGCCTGCCCCAGACACCCGGGCGTCCACAGCCGACCAGCACCTTCGAGATCTACGAACCCGACCTCCAGATCGACCTCGCCTACGCCGCCTGA
- a CDS encoding tyrosine-protein phosphatase, whose translation MSPGETGDLGQELVRLASADNFRDLAGPGHTTADGHPLRPGVLFRSNELQLSDADAHRLAGLGLGEIFDLREQHEVDAHPDIEVAGASWHHLPVPGIPMEQVVALATREQADEAMRAVYRGFVDDELARASFAELLTRLAAGAAPQIFHCTAGKDRTGWASALLLRLAGVPEETVLADYLRTNEVNGTREKYLAMVAEHLGPEKVAVYESIMVARTGYLTAADERVRAEHGDHATYAVEGLGLSRETVAALVARLR comes from the coding sequence ATGTCCCCCGGGGAGACCGGCGACCTGGGCCAGGAGCTGGTGCGGCTGGCCTCCGCCGACAACTTCCGCGACCTGGCCGGGCCCGGTCACACGACTGCCGACGGCCACCCGCTGCGGCCGGGGGTGCTGTTCCGGTCCAACGAGCTGCAGCTCAGCGACGCCGACGCGCACCGGCTGGCCGGTCTGGGGCTCGGTGAGATCTTCGACCTGCGCGAGCAGCACGAGGTCGACGCGCACCCCGACATCGAGGTCGCCGGCGCGAGCTGGCACCACCTGCCGGTGCCGGGCATCCCGATGGAACAGGTCGTCGCCCTGGCCACCCGCGAGCAGGCCGACGAGGCGATGCGGGCGGTCTACCGCGGCTTCGTCGACGACGAGCTGGCCCGGGCGAGCTTCGCCGAGCTGCTCACCCGGCTCGCCGCCGGCGCGGCGCCCCAGATCTTCCACTGCACCGCTGGCAAGGACCGCACCGGCTGGGCCTCGGCCCTGCTGCTGCGCCTGGCAGGGGTGCCCGAGGAGACCGTGCTCGCCGACTACCTGCGCACCAACGAGGTCAACGGCACCCGCGAGAAGTACCTCGCCATGGTGGCCGAGCACCTGGGTCCCGAGAAGGTCGCGGTCTACGAGAGCATCATGGTGGCCCGGACCGGCTACCTCACCGCCGCCGACGAGCGGGTGCGCGCCGAGCACGGCGACCACGCGACGTACGCCGTCGAGGGGCTGGGCCTCAGTCGCGAGACGGTGGCGGCGCTGGTGGCGCGGCTGCGCTAG
- a CDS encoding YihY/virulence factor BrkB family protein: protein MGRVLDGADRAQRRFPPLSVPIAVFYKYIDDQGPYLAAIITYYGFIAIFPLLLLATSILGFLLQGNPGLQEAVLSSALRQFPIIGEELGRPEGMSGSTTAVVVGALTATYGALGLGQALQNAQNIAWSVPRNSRPNPVVLRIKSLVLLVTSGLAVLGISVFSALGSETDMLVVSVDGSWRWVVRLVTVLLVGAVLTALFRLAAARRLSVSQAAPGAYVVAVLWQGLQWLGTLYVTAVLSGTDGMNGTFALVLGLIGLIYIAAVMGVIGMEVNVVLARQLYPRSLLTLFLDKVDLTPADKRAYTYYVRSQRHKVNEVIDVHFTEHEVPETEPEAEPEPQELRRQPPTTTLDLRGPSAAAPPAPPPSRD, encoded by the coding sequence GTGGGAAGAGTCCTGGACGGTGCCGACCGTGCGCAGCGACGCTTCCCACCCCTCTCCGTGCCGATCGCGGTCTTCTACAAGTACATCGACGACCAGGGCCCCTACCTGGCCGCGATCATCACCTACTACGGGTTCATTGCGATCTTCCCGCTGCTGCTGCTGGCGACCTCGATCCTGGGGTTCCTGCTGCAGGGCAACCCGGGCCTGCAGGAGGCGGTGCTCAGCTCGGCGCTGCGCCAGTTCCCGATCATCGGCGAGGAGCTGGGCCGCCCCGAGGGGATGAGCGGCTCGACGACGGCCGTCGTCGTCGGCGCCCTCACCGCGACGTACGGCGCGCTCGGGCTGGGGCAGGCGCTGCAGAACGCGCAGAACATCGCCTGGTCGGTGCCGCGCAACAGCCGGCCCAACCCGGTGGTGCTGCGGATCAAGAGCCTGGTGCTGCTGGTCACCTCGGGGCTTGCGGTGCTGGGCATCTCGGTGTTCTCGGCGCTCGGCTCGGAGACCGACATGCTCGTGGTGAGCGTCGACGGATCGTGGCGCTGGGTGGTGCGTCTGGTCACCGTGCTGCTGGTCGGTGCGGTGCTCACCGCGCTGTTCCGGCTGGCCGCGGCGCGACGGCTGAGCGTGAGCCAGGCCGCGCCCGGCGCCTACGTCGTGGCCGTGCTCTGGCAGGGCCTGCAGTGGCTCGGCACGCTCTACGTCACGGCGGTGCTGAGCGGGACCGACGGCATGAACGGCACGTTCGCGCTGGTCCTCGGGCTGATCGGGTTGATCTACATCGCCGCCGTCATGGGGGTGATCGGGATGGAGGTCAACGTGGTCCTCGCCCGGCAGCTCTACCCGCGCTCGCTGCTGACGCTCTTCCTCGACAAGGTCGACCTGACCCCGGCCGACAAGCGCGCCTACACCTACTACGTGCGCTCGCAGCGCCACAAGGTCAACGAGGTCATCGACGTGCACTTCACCGAGCACGAGGTGCCCGAGACCGAGCCCGAGGCCGAGCCGGAGCCGCAGGAGCTGCGGCGCCAGCCGCCCACCACGACGCTGGACCTGCGGGGGCCTAGCGCAGCCGCGCCACCAGCGCCGCCACCGTCTCGCGACTGA